The following proteins are co-located in the Fructilactobacillus carniphilus genome:
- the glnA gene encoding type I glutamate--ammonia ligase, whose translation MDKTTEYTPDDIRKMVKDEDVRFLRLMFTDLLGTVKNVEVPISQLEQLLAGKLMFDGSSIDGFVRIEESDMYLQPDLSTWMVFPWGDEHGKVARLTCSVHTADGEQFAGDPRNNLMRVLEEMREMGFSDFNIGPEPEFFLFEMDENGRPTKKLNDQGSYFDLAPMDLAANVRRDMVLELEKMGFNVEASHHEVAPGQHEIDFEYDDAIRAADHIQTFKMVVKTVARRYGLYATFMPKPLNGVNGSGMHMNMSLFDKDGKNAFFDENGEDQLSQTAYYFLGGLLKHAKALTAVCNPTVNSYKRLVPGFEAPVYIAWSGANRSPMVRVPIARGKGTRLELRSVDPSANPYLAVAAILKAGLDGIKNQITPDDPIDRNIYSMDGEELKLDHIQKLPSTLHDALQSYATDDMMKDAMGPHIYQNFLDAKNMEWTAYSQNVSQWERNRYLDML comes from the coding sequence ATGGACAAAACAACTGAGTACACCCCAGATGACATTCGCAAAATGGTAAAAGATGAGGACGTGCGCTTTTTACGGTTAATGTTTACTGATCTATTGGGAACGGTGAAAAACGTAGAGGTTCCGATTAGTCAATTGGAACAACTTCTCGCCGGCAAGCTCATGTTTGATGGTTCTTCAATTGATGGGTTTGTCCGAATTGAAGAAAGTGACATGTACCTGCAACCAGACTTATCAACTTGGATGGTCTTTCCTTGGGGTGACGAACATGGCAAAGTTGCTCGTTTAACTTGTAGCGTGCACACTGCCGACGGCGAACAATTCGCTGGTGACCCTCGGAACAACTTGATGCGTGTCTTAGAAGAAATGCGCGAAATGGGCTTCAGTGACTTTAACATTGGACCAGAACCAGAATTCTTCCTCTTTGAAATGGATGAAAATGGGCGCCCCACGAAGAAATTAAATGACCAAGGTAGTTACTTTGACTTAGCTCCGATGGACTTAGCTGCAAACGTCCGGCGGGACATGGTGTTAGAATTAGAAAAGATGGGCTTCAACGTGGAAGCTTCTCACCACGAAGTTGCTCCTGGCCAACACGAAATTGATTTTGAATACGATGATGCGATTCGGGCTGCTGACCACATTCAAACCTTTAAGATGGTGGTGAAGACGGTTGCACGTCGTTACGGCTTGTACGCAACGTTTATGCCTAAACCATTGAACGGGGTCAACGGATCCGGAATGCACATGAACATGTCCCTCTTTGATAAAGACGGCAAGAATGCCTTCTTCGATGAAAACGGCGAGGATCAACTTTCCCAAACTGCTTACTACTTCTTAGGTGGGTTATTGAAGCATGCCAAAGCCTTAACTGCAGTCTGCAACCCAACGGTTAACTCATACAAGCGACTGGTACCTGGATTTGAAGCTCCTGTATACATTGCCTGGTCTGGGGCTAACCGTTCACCAATGGTGCGGGTTCCAATTGCTCGGGGGAAGGGAACTCGGCTCGAATTACGGAGCGTGGATCCATCCGCCAACCCATACTTAGCCGTTGCCGCTATTTTAAAGGCTGGGTTAGACGGAATTAAGAATCAGATTACGCCGGATGATCCCATTGACCGGAACATTTACAGCATGGACGGTGAAGAATTGAAGTTAGATCACATTCAAAAACTGCCATCCACATTGCACGATGCTTTGCAAAGCTATGCTACTGACGACATGATGAAAGACGCCATGGGTCCTCACATTTACCAAAACTTCTTAGACGCGAAGAACATGGAATGGACGGCTTACAGTCAGAACGTTTCACAATGGGAACGGAATCGTTACCTTGACATGCTCTAA
- a CDS encoding MerR family transcriptional regulator — protein sequence MSEKELRRSLAVLPMGTVMKLTSLTARQIRYYDDSGLVHSERTASNRRLYSLNDIDRILEIKDYLDEGMNIEQIKRVYEKQRLRQAKKQAAKQQSVSDQKVRQYLRKDILKAGGLYQNDDSQF from the coding sequence ATGAGTGAAAAGGAATTAAGACGATCTTTAGCAGTCTTGCCCATGGGAACGGTGATGAAATTAACGTCACTCACGGCTCGCCAGATTAGATATTACGATGACAGTGGGCTGGTACACTCAGAACGGACGGCAAGTAACCGCCGTTTGTACTCGTTGAATGATATTGACCGGATTTTAGAAATCAAAGATTATCTGGATGAAGGCATGAATATCGAGCAAATTAAGCGAGTCTACGAGAAACAACGCTTACGCCAAGCAAAGAAACAAGCGGCTAAACAGCAAAGCGTTAGCGACCAGAAAGTACGGCAGTACTTGCGTAAGGATATCTTAAAGGCCGGTGGCTTATATCAAAACGATGACTCACAATTTTAA
- the pnuC gene encoding nicotinamide riboside transporter PnuC → MWDAVQKTFSWRENAFDLRHLQLATKLLLTINLVIILVVFAISREFTSVIGWLSLAASIFSVINLMLCDEGKITNYSWGIFESLLFLVIDWQNRLIGDLATNIYYLVTQTLGIFWWGKELKQQTQQRFLQPRKLKKWQIGLVIAGLALLYLIVLFFSKRLHGTQIYLDACLLPLSVMGMLLMLGGYRSQWLIWITWDVVSLIIWYRQFQVLSPASASMLALEVIKLVNGLYGAYRWFGKRPIAS, encoded by the coding sequence ATGTGGGATGCAGTCCAAAAAACCTTTAGCTGGCGGGAGAATGCCTTTGACCTACGTCATTTACAGTTAGCGACCAAGCTGTTATTAACGATTAACTTAGTAATCATCTTAGTGGTGTTTGCAATTAGTCGGGAGTTTACTAGCGTGATTGGCTGGCTCTCGTTAGCTGCTAGTATTTTTAGCGTGATTAATTTAATGTTGTGTGATGAAGGGAAAATTACGAACTACAGCTGGGGTATCTTTGAATCGCTCTTGTTTTTAGTGATTGACTGGCAAAATCGCTTGATTGGTGATTTGGCGACGAATATCTATTATCTAGTCACCCAAACCCTAGGCATTTTTTGGTGGGGCAAGGAGCTCAAGCAGCAAACGCAACAACGTTTTTTACAACCGCGGAAATTGAAAAAATGGCAAATTGGCTTGGTAATTGCTGGACTAGCGTTGCTCTATTTAATTGTGTTGTTTTTTAGTAAACGGCTGCATGGCACGCAGATTTATTTAGATGCTTGTCTGTTACCATTGAGCGTCATGGGGATGCTTTTAATGCTGGGAGGCTATCGGTCGCAGTGGCTGATTTGGATTACCTGGGATGTGGTTAGTTTGATTATTTGGTATCGGCAGTTTCAGGTTTTGAGTCCCGCTTCGGCTTCCATGTTGGCGCTCGAAGTGATTAAATTGGTGAACGGACTTTATGGTGCGTATCGCTGGTTTGGGAAACGACCAATTGCTAGTTAG
- the lysS gene encoding lysine--tRNA ligase — protein MNDQMRVRREKMNELREAGIDPFGHRFKVTALAQPLTDEYDQYSKAELEQKDIQVSIAGRIVAKRGSGKVGFADILDRTGRIQVYVRKDVIGDEEYHIFKRADIGDFLGFTGELIKTDMGQLTVKPNNVTFLSKSLRPLPDKYHGLQNKEQKYRQRYLDLISNRESFDRFQKRAQIIKAIRKYLDDELDFTEVETPVLHQSAGGASARPFITHHNALNIDLYLRIALELHLKRLIVGGMGRVYEIGRVFRNEGMDKEHNPEFTELESYAAYFDFHDVMDETEGIFRSAAKVVSDNGQVEYQGQKVNLDQSFKRIHMVDAIKEVTGVDFWPQMTDDEAKQLADEHHVQYESYWKVGHIINAFFETFVEPTITDPTFVYGHPIEISPLAKKNEEDPRFTDRFELYILGNEYANAFSELNDPIDQRERFEAQVKERENGNDEAQGIDEDYVKALEYGMPPTGGLGIGIDRLVMLLTDAPSIRDVLLFPTMRPEEDSE, from the coding sequence ATGAACGACCAGATGCGGGTGCGCCGGGAAAAAATGAACGAGCTCCGCGAAGCTGGAATTGATCCGTTTGGTCACCGGTTTAAGGTGACGGCGTTAGCACAACCTTTGACTGATGAATATGATCAATATTCAAAAGCCGAATTAGAACAAAAGGACATTCAGGTTTCCATTGCGGGTCGAATCGTTGCCAAGCGGGGGAGTGGAAAGGTTGGTTTTGCCGATATTCTCGACCGAACCGGCCGGATTCAGGTTTACGTTCGAAAAGACGTAATTGGTGATGAAGAGTACCACATCTTTAAACGGGCCGACATCGGGGATTTTCTCGGTTTTACGGGTGAATTGATTAAGACCGACATGGGTCAATTAACGGTAAAACCCAACAATGTGACCTTCTTGTCCAAGTCATTACGGCCGTTACCAGATAAGTATCATGGTCTACAAAACAAGGAACAAAAATACCGGCAACGGTACTTGGATTTAATTTCGAACCGAGAAAGCTTTGACCGCTTTCAAAAGCGGGCTCAAATTATTAAGGCTATTCGTAAATACCTTGATGATGAATTGGACTTTACGGAAGTAGAAACGCCGGTTCTACATCAATCAGCAGGAGGAGCTTCTGCTCGACCGTTCATTACGCACCACAATGCGTTAAACATTGATTTATACCTCCGGATTGCTCTGGAATTGCACCTGAAACGGTTAATCGTAGGGGGCATGGGTCGCGTTTATGAAATTGGTCGGGTCTTTCGGAATGAAGGAATGGATAAGGAACACAATCCGGAATTCACCGAATTAGAAAGCTACGCTGCTTACTTTGATTTCCACGACGTGATGGACGAAACGGAGGGAATCTTCCGCAGTGCAGCCAAAGTAGTTAGCGATAACGGTCAGGTTGAATACCAGGGTCAAAAAGTGAACCTGGATCAATCGTTCAAACGAATTCACATGGTGGATGCTATTAAGGAAGTAACGGGCGTGGACTTTTGGCCCCAAATGACGGATGACGAAGCTAAGCAACTAGCCGACGAACACCATGTTCAATACGAATCGTATTGGAAAGTGGGCCACATCATTAACGCCTTCTTTGAAACTTTTGTGGAACCAACGATTACGGACCCAACCTTTGTGTACGGACACCCAATTGAAATTTCTCCACTGGCTAAGAAGAACGAAGAAGATCCACGCTTTACGGATCGATTTGAACTATACATCTTAGGGAACGAGTATGCGAATGCCTTTTCTGAATTAAACGATCCAATTGACCAACGGGAACGGTTTGAAGCCCAGGTTAAGGAACGTGAAAACGGAAATGACGAAGCTCAAGGCATTGACGAAGATTACGTTAAAGCTTTGGAATACGGCATGCCGCCTACGGGTGGATTGGGAATCGGAATTGACCGGTTGGTAATGCTCTTGACGGATGCCCCATCCATTCGGGACGTCTTGTTATTCCCAACCATGCGTCCAGAAGAAGATTCCGAATAA
- the dusB gene encoding tRNA dihydrouridine synthase DusB — translation MSKDRSWKIGNVQIDNPLVVAPMAGVTNSAFRVICKKFGAGLVVCEMISDKGIMFKNQKTLDMTNVEAEEHPMSIQIFGGDQKTLVEAAKFIDQKTAADIIDINMGCPVNKVIKCEAGARWLLNPDKVYEMVSAVTAAVSKPVTVKMRTGWDDDHIYAVQNALAAEKAGAAAVAMHGRTREQMYRGHANWEILKEVSDALTIPFIGNGDVTTPQMAQQMLDEVGTTAVMMARAVEGNPWILTQTNHYLETGEILPKPGVEEQMTVAKEHLHRLVDLKGEYVGAHQFRGHAPYYLKGLSHSARTKVALTSADTEAEMIQIMDDFVAKTEARQKKRQAAVQG, via the coding sequence ATGAGTAAAGATCGCAGTTGGAAAATTGGAAACGTGCAAATTGATAACCCGTTGGTGGTGGCGCCAATGGCAGGAGTTACTAACTCAGCCTTTCGGGTTATCTGTAAGAAATTTGGAGCCGGACTAGTCGTTTGTGAAATGATTTCTGACAAGGGAATCATGTTTAAGAACCAGAAAACGTTGGATATGACCAACGTGGAAGCTGAAGAACACCCCATGAGCATTCAAATTTTTGGTGGAGATCAGAAAACGCTGGTGGAAGCAGCCAAGTTCATTGATCAAAAAACGGCGGCCGACATCATTGACATCAACATGGGTTGCCCAGTGAACAAGGTCATTAAGTGTGAAGCCGGAGCCCGCTGGCTCTTAAATCCTGATAAAGTGTACGAGATGGTGTCAGCCGTAACCGCTGCCGTTAGCAAACCGGTTACGGTTAAAATGCGGACCGGTTGGGACGACGACCACATTTACGCCGTGCAAAACGCGCTAGCGGCTGAAAAGGCTGGCGCTGCCGCCGTGGCCATGCACGGTCGGACCCGGGAACAAATGTATCGGGGCCACGCTAACTGGGAAATTTTGAAGGAAGTTTCAGACGCTTTGACGATTCCATTCATTGGCAACGGAGACGTGACGACTCCGCAAATGGCTCAACAGATGCTAGATGAAGTCGGGACGACCGCCGTCATGATGGCGCGAGCCGTGGAAGGAAATCCGTGGATTCTGACCCAGACGAACCACTACCTAGAAACGGGTGAAATTTTACCCAAACCGGGAGTAGAGGAACAAATGACGGTGGCCAAGGAACATTTGCACCGATTGGTAGATCTCAAGGGTGAATACGTGGGAGCCCACCAATTCCGGGGTCATGCTCCTTACTACCTTAAGGGGTTGTCGCACTCTGCGCGGACCAAAGTGGCGTTAACGAGTGCGGATACCGAGGCTGAAATGATTCAAATCATGGATGATTTTGTGGCTAAGACCGAAGCCCGGCAGAAAAAACGCCAGGCGGCCGTACAAGGCTAA
- the hslO gene encoding Hsp33 family molecular chaperone HslO, producing the protein MANTQDQLVKALTNDQNFRVLAVNATDVVKTAQQAHHLQSTSAAALGRALVASLLLANSALKGKEGMTIRLNGQGPVGGMLIDADADGHVKGYAQNSDVDLPRTDTGEIDVAAGVGDDGFLEVLKNLGGTEPYSSSVPLVSGKIGDDFAYYLAKSEQIPSALGVSVEINEQNEVEVAGGYLIQTMPGADEGAIEKLENRLKTLPGIATTLQEDGDPEHLIDVIFGAENVKVLQHLPVSFYCDCSKEKFAQRLAGIGRKDLQEIIDEDHGAEVVCNFCGTKYDFSEDDLVNILNKQAKGGNHE; encoded by the coding sequence ATGGCAAATACGCAAGATCAACTAGTTAAAGCCCTGACGAATGATCAAAATTTTCGGGTTTTAGCTGTAAATGCAACTGACGTTGTGAAAACGGCGCAACAAGCACATCACTTGCAAAGTACCTCAGCAGCAGCGTTAGGCCGGGCGTTAGTGGCTAGTTTATTACTGGCTAATTCTGCTCTGAAGGGGAAGGAAGGGATGACGATTCGCTTAAACGGTCAGGGACCGGTCGGTGGGATGCTGATTGATGCCGATGCGGATGGTCACGTCAAGGGTTACGCTCAAAACTCCGATGTGGATTTACCCCGGACGGACACTGGTGAAATTGACGTGGCCGCCGGAGTTGGTGATGATGGTTTCTTAGAGGTGTTAAAGAATCTCGGTGGGACCGAACCGTATTCTAGTAGTGTGCCGTTAGTGAGCGGGAAAATTGGGGATGATTTTGCTTATTATCTAGCTAAGTCAGAACAGATTCCATCGGCACTCGGAGTTTCCGTGGAAATTAACGAGCAAAATGAGGTGGAAGTTGCCGGGGGCTACTTGATTCAAACGATGCCCGGCGCGGACGAAGGTGCGATTGAAAAATTAGAAAACCGTTTGAAGACCCTACCGGGAATTGCAACCACCTTACAGGAAGATGGCGATCCAGAGCATTTGATTGACGTCATTTTTGGTGCAGAGAACGTGAAGGTCTTACAACACCTGCCGGTTTCCTTTTACTGTGATTGTTCTAAAGAAAAATTTGCACAACGGTTGGCGGGAATTGGTCGCAAAGACCTGCAAGAAATTATCGATGAGGATCACGGTGCTGAAGTGGTTTGCAATTTCTGTGGTACTAAATATGATTTTTCTGAAGATGATTTAGTAAACATTTTGAACAAGCAAGCAAAGGGTGGCAATCATGAGTAA
- the ftsH gene encoding ATP-dependent zinc metalloprotease FtsH: MKNNKNGLFRSSLFYIIAFVLAMGVVLFATGGNTSNGPKSQKIESSQFMKDLKSNKVSNFNIESADGIYKVTGQYREPQKAKVAKSGGIPSFTVTKKGLEKSDQASVKVKNFTTTLVKSDSTVKEVNSVAQQHNAKVNAKPTQSSGFWINLIVSVLPLLIFIYLFYMMMKQAGGGAGGPGGVMKVGKTKAKPVESKVRFKDVAGEDEEKQELVEVVEFLKDPKKFTNLGATIPKGVLLEGPPGTGKTLLAKAVAGEAGVPFYSLSGSDFVEMFVGVGASRVRDLFSEAKKSAPAIIFIDEIDAVGRRRGNGMGGGHDEREQTLNQLLVEMDGFSGNEGVIVMAATNRSDVLDPALTRPGRFDRKILVGQPDVRGREAILKVHSKDKPMAKDVDLKEIAKQTPGFVGADLANLLNEAALLAARRNSSEITAADMDEAEDRVIAGPAKRNRVISQHEREVVANHEAGHTIVGLVLNDARVVHKVTIVPRGRAGGYAIMLPREDQQLLSKKDAMEQIAGMMGGRSAEEIIFDSESSGASNDFQQATQIARAMVTQYGMTDKLGTVALEDPNADPYAAPKYSQETANAIDEEVKHFTDEGHQMAKKIISEHREQHKAIADALLKYETLDEKQILSLYKTGKMPAEDEAPENESETFTEAERKATTKENQEAHELNNEIKHDDDITIHGDDDSDDE; the protein is encoded by the coding sequence ATGAAAAATAATAAAAATGGACTTTTTAGAAGTAGTCTGTTTTATATCATTGCTTTTGTGTTAGCGATGGGGGTTGTCCTGTTTGCTACCGGTGGAAACACCAGCAATGGACCCAAATCCCAAAAAATTGAATCCAGCCAGTTCATGAAGGACTTAAAGTCCAATAAAGTAAGTAACTTTAACATTGAATCGGCGGATGGAATTTATAAGGTGACCGGACAGTATCGGGAACCCCAAAAGGCTAAAGTTGCTAAATCAGGGGGCATTCCATCATTTACGGTAACCAAAAAGGGATTGGAAAAATCTGATCAAGCTAGCGTAAAGGTCAAGAATTTTACCACGACGTTGGTGAAAAGTGATTCAACCGTTAAAGAGGTTAATAGCGTTGCCCAACAACACAATGCGAAGGTAAACGCGAAGCCCACGCAGTCGAGTGGGTTTTGGATTAACCTAATTGTTTCTGTTTTGCCCTTGTTAATTTTCATTTACTTGTTTTACATGATGATGAAACAAGCTGGTGGCGGGGCTGGTGGTCCTGGCGGTGTGATGAAGGTCGGCAAGACCAAGGCCAAACCAGTTGAAAGTAAGGTCCGCTTTAAGGACGTGGCCGGTGAAGACGAAGAAAAACAAGAACTGGTCGAAGTGGTTGAATTCTTAAAGGATCCGAAGAAATTTACTAATTTGGGAGCTACAATCCCCAAAGGGGTCTTATTAGAAGGACCTCCCGGAACTGGGAAAACCTTACTGGCTAAAGCAGTTGCTGGGGAAGCCGGTGTGCCATTCTACTCTCTGTCAGGTTCTGACTTCGTAGAAATGTTTGTCGGGGTCGGTGCGAGCCGGGTGCGAGATTTATTCTCAGAAGCTAAAAAATCAGCTCCCGCCATCATCTTTATTGATGAAATTGATGCCGTAGGTCGTCGCCGTGGAAACGGTATGGGCGGCGGTCACGACGAACGGGAACAGACTTTGAACCAGTTACTGGTGGAAATGGACGGATTTTCTGGAAACGAAGGGGTCATCGTGATGGCTGCTACCAACCGGTCTGACGTCCTGGATCCCGCTTTAACTCGTCCTGGTCGGTTTGACCGAAAGATTCTCGTGGGGCAACCAGACGTGCGCGGTCGAGAAGCAATCTTAAAGGTTCATTCCAAAGATAAGCCAATGGCTAAGGATGTCGATTTAAAGGAAATTGCTAAACAAACCCCTGGTTTTGTAGGGGCTGACTTAGCTAACTTGCTAAACGAAGCTGCTTTATTGGCAGCGCGGCGGAATAGTTCCGAGATTACAGCTGCTGATATGGATGAAGCTGAAGATCGGGTGATTGCCGGACCAGCCAAACGGAACCGGGTTATCAGCCAACACGAACGAGAAGTGGTGGCTAATCACGAAGCTGGTCATACAATTGTGGGACTAGTCTTAAACGATGCGCGGGTCGTTCACAAGGTTACGATTGTTCCACGAGGTCGCGCCGGTGGATATGCCATCATGCTGCCCCGAGAAGATCAGCAATTGTTGTCTAAGAAGGACGCCATGGAACAAATTGCTGGAATGATGGGAGGCCGGAGTGCCGAAGAAATCATCTTTGATTCCGAATCCTCTGGAGCATCCAATGACTTCCAGCAGGCAACCCAAATTGCCCGGGCCATGGTGACCCAATATGGGATGACCGATAAGTTAGGGACAGTTGCGTTAGAAGATCCGAATGCTGATCCATATGCTGCACCGAAGTACTCACAGGAAACGGCCAACGCCATCGATGAGGAAGTTAAGCACTTTACTGATGAAGGACATCAGATGGCCAAGAAAATTATTTCGGAGCACCGTGAACAACATAAAGCCATTGCTGACGCCCTCTTGAAGTACGAAACGTTAGACGAAAAGCAAATTCTAAGCTTGTACAAGACTGGGAAGATGCCGGCGGAAGATGAAGCGCCTGAAAACGAAAGTGAAACCTTTACGGAAGCCGAACGTAAGGCAACAACAAAGGAAAATCAGGAAGCTCATGAATTGAACAACGAAATCAAACATGATGATGACATTACCATTCATGGCGATGATGATTCTGATGATGAATAG
- the hpt gene encoding hypoxanthine phosphoribosyltransferase, whose protein sequence is MNDDIQTILYSEQKIQAACQRLGQQLTQDYQGKKPLVICVLKGAVPFTADLIKQMDLYMDIDFIDVSSYHGGTQSSGDIQMVKDIDEDVSRRDVLLIDDIVDTGHTLAYLKELLKQRGAASVRVCMLMDKPEARQVKGMQADYVGFNVPNEFLVGYGLDYQGKYRNLPYVGILKPEIYQD, encoded by the coding sequence ATGAACGACGATATCCAAACCATCTTGTATAGTGAGCAAAAGATTCAGGCTGCCTGTCAGCGGCTTGGACAGCAATTAACCCAGGATTATCAAGGCAAAAAGCCCTTAGTCATTTGTGTTTTAAAAGGGGCTGTTCCCTTTACGGCAGATTTAATTAAGCAGATGGATTTGTACATGGATATCGACTTTATTGACGTATCTAGTTACCACGGAGGCACGCAGTCCAGTGGAGATATTCAAATGGTAAAAGATATTGATGAAGATGTGTCCAGACGTGATGTTCTTTTAATCGATGACATTGTTGATACGGGACATACACTGGCCTATCTGAAGGAATTATTGAAACAACGAGGGGCTGCTTCGGTACGGGTTTGCATGTTAATGGATAAACCGGAAGCCCGCCAGGTCAAAGGAATGCAGGCCGATTACGTTGGTTTTAATGTTCCCAACGAATTTTTGGTGGGTTATGGGCTAGACTACCAAGGCAAGTATCGCAATTTACCGTACGTGGGAATTTTGAAACCAGAAATTTATCAAGATTAA